In Bacteroidota bacterium, the DNA window GATTGAACCGAGTGAATTCGCTTGCAACCCCTCCGGGTTCGTAGAGACGACTCGTTGAGTCGTCTCTCGTGAGACGTTCCGACGGAACGTCTCTACGTCTTTCTTTGGGGTCTCCACGGTATCGGTTATGATGATGATCCCGTGCAGATGATTCGGCATGATTTTCCATTCATCCAATGCCACATTCTTCCGAATCTTCGGTGTCTCCAACCATTCCTCGGCGACTATCTCTCCAATGGCAGAAAGTTGCATCTGCTCATTCACGACTTCTCCAAAGAAGCACGCCATATCCTTCGTGCAAATGGTGACGTAGTACCACCACGGCCATGTGTAGTCCCAGGTGCTAAGGCGGGCAGACTCGATTTGATATGTGTTTTTGAATTTTGGCATGTCGTAGAGACGTTTCGGTGAAACGTCTCAACAGGAAAACACGTGCGTTAGAATATCGGTGAAACGTCGTCAAGGGCACAGGGAGACGTCTTCTACTTTGGTTGCTCGCTTGAGACGGGTCGCCGACCCGTTTTTCATTACTTTGGTTGTTCGCTTGAGACGGGTCAC includes these proteins:
- a CDS encoding transposase, which encodes MPKFKNTYQIESARLSTWDYTWPWWYYVTICTKDMACFFGEVVNEQMQLSAIGEIVAEEWLETPKIRKNVALDEWKIMPNHLHGIIIITDTVETPKKDVETFRRNVSRETTQRVVSTNPEGLQANSLGSIIGQIKSVCTKRIWKAGFTDFDWQERFYDHIIRNDKDLHRIRTYIAQNALVWEIEKNHPENLPE